AAGGGTAGTTTAGGATATTTGAAGGAATTGGTAACCTATTGAGCCTATTTTGAAGCATAAATAGTGAAAGCAAGGGAGGTGAGTGAAAATTTTAAAGCCTAAGGAGAGCTTCCTGAAATTGTTAGagacctcaagggaggtttctgaaattatccctagttTTAAATTGTATCCAAGTGAAACTACCCAAGCAAACAAATCTGAGCCTGACTGACATTCTAAGGTTGACAGCCCAAGCAAACAGATCTGAGTTTAAAGTGGGCCTCGAAAATGATTTCAGTTTGTTATCGAGTTCTAGTGGCCTTTCATGCATGCAAAGATAGGGCATGGAGTAGGAAGCCACCTTGTCCGCGCAACACCACACAGCACAAGAAATCACTTGCAGGATATGCATTTGTTCTCAGGCTACAGACATGATTTATAAAGATAGCAAAACAGAATGTGTGGCCCTTTAGCCATTGTGAAAGTTCATTTCAACAAATTGGTAGCAGACTGTTCATCTTCAAATTCTAGTGTTTCAATGAATACATGGTTGATCTCATAtatcatacatacatacatattgTATATAATCACATTTCTGGAACAATAAAAGAGATGTCTGTCTGTTTCTTCTTCAAGCTTTTAGTCCCTTTCTGTCAGGACCACCAAAGCTGTCTTCAAGGTTTTCGTTATGTTCCCCATCTCCTACATGTTGCTTTAACCTCCACCATATCCAAGACTCAAAATTGACAGCAGTATCAAAAATCACAATCTACAGGTCACAGAACAGGCGGCAGCAATGATGTCAGTAGGATAAAGTCATGGTTTCCAAGGAGCTGGTGGAGGCGGTGGAGTTGGAAACATAGGCGGGACTGCAGAGAATATTGTATTCTTGTCAACTCCAACACTTTTTTCACCAGATAAAGCAACTAGGGCAGCAACAAGACCAGCATTGCCTGCTAGCGTAGGTTCTGTGTAATTATAGTTGGTACGAACATCATGAAAACCATCAAACTTGTCTGGACCAGCAACCATGGCTCCAACCAGAGTATTTGGATTCGGATTCCGAGAATCTCTCAACTTCCATCCTCCTTTACAATTATACTTGATCTTGTTCTTCGGGATTGATGCCCCTCTATGGTGAACGCGTCTAggataatgatttccaaaacccACAACATAGCTCATCTTTCTAGGATTCTTTCCGAGGATGTAATCAATCTAAAAAGGAGcaaaaaattactttttttagtttcaacaaattaaaacatttaTTGGATTCTTTTAATAATTTTCTCTTGCCTAGTGGTCAGAATGGCAGGAAGTTACTGTTACAATCTCCATAAATCATGAGGAATTCACATTTAAGGAGTCCAGTATAGCACAGATCACAAAATGCAGAGAAAAGATTTGACAAGACAAGCATTCCCTCAATTAAGTCGGACAGAAAGGGAGTATAATGTACCTGGGTTTCAGCGAATTGACGCAACACATCTGTGGAGTAAAAATTGGGTCCACAATACCACCCAGGGGTATCAGCAGCTGCAAGATAATCACTGAACAGAGCGGCCAGGAAAGCGGCATTGGCCACATACTGAAGAGGCTGAGGCCTACCATGGTTTAATTGGATCAAACCTCCTGCAAGAGATAGAAAGTAACTAAACCAGAACCCAGACTCTTAAACATATACCATTAACATACTAATCCGTTACAAATGTTTACCTCTTGTTCTGTTAAAAGATGTGAACAATGGCAGGTATGAGCACATGACTATGCTTGTCTGGTTGTGAAATGTCCTCAGAATTTCCTCATAGGGATAGCCAGGGCTTAGAAACAATCTCAAACGGCTAAGAAGCACCTAAACAGAAAAAGCTAAAAATTAATTCAGCAATATAACTAGCCACATTATCTCAAAAAGCCTCAAATATAAGCTCAATAATCAGACTTGTATAATATTATTCAATCAATCTTCAGAATTTAGTCTAATTTTCTTCTACTAATCTTCAGAGTTTCAGGTGACATTTGTGAGCTAAGTCATCTTTTGGATGGAAAATATGGTCGCAAATAGATACAAGGCAACAATCGGGTCGAAAGAAGACTTATAGATATTAGAAGTCATCAGGGCTGCAATTTCAAGCCATAAAAAGCAAGCCTACTTGGTAGCAATAACACTTTATAGTGCCTGTCAAATGCACAAACTGTGTGAACAAAAGGGAAGCAACAGAAGAAATCCCAGGTACAAGTACACAGACCATCGAAAGGACAAAAAAGATCCAAGAAAAAGcattgaggaagaagaaaatcagaaaatcttAGGTGCCAAAAAGCTAATCTGTTAAGCGTCTTTATAACTCTTTAAGTAGGTAATTTATAGTCAAAGAGCTGTAAGCAGTTAAAGAAACATTGATACAATGCTACCATTTTTACACTAAGAAGGCAGAGAACATCGTAATGGGGGCACAAAATTTATGTACCCTGTGGCTAGAGTGCACTATCTACTCTCGGGCAGAAATTTTCATTCTAGGTATGAGGCCATTAGAAGCATTAACAATCCTAGTAGTGACAAATAAAGACTAATGCAGTTCAGATTGTAATAAACAAATGCCAAGAAAACTGGAACACCGATCAAAAAGGTGATTGAGGACCATCAAAGCATGATGTAGTGGGaagtaaaacctttatctttcACCTGAAATTAACTTGACAGTTGACACATCTCATGATAACCTACTTGATGTAGAGAGTAAGAAGCTCCATGAATTTACCTGAGCCCCAGGCAGCTTGCTATCCCAGCTAAATACCCCGTAATCTGGGCCTCCCCAAAAAGCACCAGCATGCTTAGCCAGACCAGGAGCTGTAGCAAGCTGAAGATACGACAAGTTTCCAGTGGCATAATAAAGCCAGGATGCACCCCAGATAAATTCGTCCCAATACATGGAAGAATTATAAAACTTTTCAGCATCAACACCAGAACTGTATCTTCCACGCTGCCGCCTACCAAAATCAAACAGTGCTCTGGCACCATGGACCAGTTTCTGGGAGTATGCTTTATCATCTTTGAAAACAATGGATGCTGATGCTAGAGCAGCAGCCATCTCAGAAGCAAGGTCCGAACAACTGGAGCATTCAGATACAGGCCGTTCATAATCAATGTCCTCTGGGCGCATCCAACAGTAATGATCATTTGGGTTGGGCCCTTTTGATGTATCACCAACTCCAACCTGTCAGATGAATGGTGTTAAAGTccatttatgatttttcaaggTGAAGATACTTAAGAAATTTCTGAATAACAGATAATGGTTAAAGTGACTTTGAAAAGACCGATCAAGCacattttcatggaaaaaacaTTAAACCATGGCCAAcgtaaaaaaatataatttcacAGACGTTTTTTCTGCGGGAGAGAGGATATAATTTGCCTTATGCTACAGGTAGAATAATGCTGGCCAGGATGAAGAATAACAAATAAGACATGCACTGGAACCGATACTTTACATTTAGCACAAAGTCAAAAGATTAAAGTTTTCCCAAAGATTCGTAACCATAGGAACATACCTGTGATGCAAGACGATCTACAGTATCAGCAGTAGAATTAAAGCACTTAAGGAAGTAATCTGTGCCCCATTTAATGATCTCTTTGACATGTGCAAGTTCCCCAGCAGCTTCATACTTTGCACTATACTCAATCACACTCCAACTCAACATTGTCATAGCGAACGATGCAGGGAAATTAAACTTGATTGCATCCCCTGCATCGTAATAACCGCCTACAAGATTTTTAATAGCTGAAGACGACTGAGATTTGCCATCATTCAAACATGAGTTCCCCCTCCATGACACATTGTTATGCTTTGGCAATTTCCCAGCTGTCAACAAAAATATCTGGAATTAGGAAGTATGAAGCTAACGGACTAAATTGATAAGGCAACAAACCATGCCGATCCGGCTGATCGGCTGATTAACACGGGTATCCACATAGGTTCCCATAGTTGCCATTTCTAGAAAGTCAAAAACTGCAACTAGATCAGAGGAAACATTAAAATACCGTTCTCCTGGAAGCTAAAGTCAAAAGCTCTCGCACACAGGACATAATAATACGAGTTAAAGAATTAGTTATCCATTGAAATGTGATGATCCTAATTGACTAATTGTCCAAACAGAAAAGACAGTACCCAAGTACACAAGTACAAAAACACAATCAACGTTACACTAATCCACCGACACTGAATTATGTGTTATTACTACCACATAATTCAGTACAATAATCCAGccgtattttttttcttccaagaTAACAGTTTTTTGTATATTCCTTACAAATCAAAGATTCCGAAACAAAAACTCAAACATTGATCGGATCTAAAGACCCATTTAACATATCaacaagaaaaacagaaaaaatagcaaaaaaccTCCCAAAAAAATCGCAACTTTACTGAAACACTTACAACGCTGGGCATTGAAGAACATGAGAGCCTTGTGAAGAGCCAGAGTATAATTATCCGGGGGCGGGCCTTTATGATGATGCCTGGGGACAGTTTTAACAATCAAAGTAATAAAACCAACTAACAAGCCAGCAGCAATAATTGATCCGACAGTCCAAACAAAGATCTTCCTGCTGACGATAATGCAACCCAGATCCAcatacttcttcttcttctgctcCCCCGGACCCAAGAGCCAACTCTGTTGGGTTTCATCGAGGGGCCGTGAGAGTGCAGCTCTATCAAAATCCTGCAAATTCCTACTCCTATCATCATCTGTGGCTGAATCCGTCGCGTTGATCTCCAGCGGTCCACCCCACGGATCCCTCCCGTACATACTCATTTTTACTCAATAATGCTGCAGATTTTGGATGACTACGTTGGACTTGTGCCGCTGGGGAGTTGGGGAGGTTAGAAAGGGGATGTATTACTGAAGGGGGCAGACTGTAGAGTGAGAGATGGAGAGAGAAGTAGTGGCAATTATGGATTTTGGGCTGTGATGGAGCTGTTTTTTGTTGTGTATTTTCGGtggcattttttctttcttttttggattattttaaTGGAGAAGTGTCCCTGGAGGAAAGGTAAAGCATTTGGTGGACGAGAGTGACGAGTCCACTAATCGACAAAGACAGTCTGTCTAACTTTCCTCCTAACACTCATTATTACACTAACACAAGACAACTTCCATCTGTCCACTGATTATTTGGCTAATAATTTAACATCTTTTGTAGTATTTCTCTTTTTCTTGGATTTGTTACCTAATTCTCCAACTAATTCACTTTCTTGATCTATCTACACTATCAGGTAAATTACTTATTTGTAGCTATGGTGGTTGCATCACATATGGAAAAAATTAACTTAAGTGTGGTTGTATCTATTTTCTGACACACCCTTCTTACACGTTGAATATCAATTGAATCAATAGGTGATTATAATAAATGAAATTGTAATAGGAGCCTGAACCTTAATTTAATTCATCGTTACGATTAAGTGTCAATGATAAAGGTGATTTTTGAATGACattctcaaaaataaaattcataatGTAAAGTAAAAGCTATCAATGGTGTGAAACTATCCATATGTACACTATATATCATGTTATGTTCCCCGTGAACTTAATGGTACAAAGgggagaaaagaaacaaaaagtgaTTAGGAGAGGTTGAAAGATAGCTTTAGCTTGTGAAGGAATTGCTTAAGGTGCACTCCAACTTTTTGGCTACAAAGGCTGCTGCGGTTAATCCTAGCGTGCTGTTCTATACCTAAcggtttattttttattttttattttttattttttatttttttacataacgACAAATCTAATCTAACCTAATATATTCCTACTCATAAGAGGGAGAGTCTACTGTATGGGATGGTCCAACTGAGTCGGAGAAATCTGACGAGAACTGAACTACCATCAGACCAGACGAATGCACCACGCACTCGTATGGATTTTAGAACAAACCTCTTATAGAGGCACGTTGATGGGAGACAAAATTTGAACTCTTGACCTCCCACCTCATAATTAATGCGGTGGTCATCTCCTCTAGAGGGAGTTGGTTAACGATTAATATTTGAGACAACAAAGAAAGGGATGATTAAGTGGGAGGGATAAAATAAATCCAAGACTGAAGAAGGGAGGATTAAGAAATTAATTACGCGTGGAAAGGAATCCAATTAGAATATGGGTTTTGGATTTTGGTTGGCGACTACGCGATTTCTTTACACTTCACCGACAGAAGCGGCAAGTGTGCGTAAACATATCATTTTATCATTATCGAATTGACCAAAAAGAGACCCTTAACGCGAAATTGCTGACCTGTTGTAAGAGGTGCTGACTGCTGACTGATCCCACATGCGAAAGTGTCGGTTACTATTTATATATTTGTGTATTTATTTGTTTCCAGAACGAAAATCAGATAATTGGGAGTGCCGACTGCCGACGCCGCTGGATTTGGTACTTTGCTTTTGCTTAACAGATCAATAAACTTGATTAGCTGACCAATGAGTAAACGGTTTGTTTATCAAGTGCTGACGAATCAATTAAATTCATTAAGATATATTTCAagtgttatttttttaaaatataaaattaattaaaaaataaataaatataagggaGGATAAGCAagattaaataataaaaatatataaatataagagaagataattattattaatatgtgtgtgtgtatatatatatatatggggtAGATTAGTTGAATATTAAATGTGTTAATGAGTGTCCTAAAGATACTCGTTAGAAAAATCCAttaataaattgaaaaaaaggaGGGAGACTTCCAATTTATATAGGTAACGAGAGGAAACATTTTGAACTAAGGCCATATTTGAAGTTGTGATGACTTATAAAGCAACACTTTTGACACAAAGTGTTTTTAAATTATCAAAAACTCGACTCCTTAAGTTTCGAAAAATTAATTATCAAACGCCCTAAAAATACTGCTAGTATTTAAAAGTGATTTTCTTGTAAATGCACCGCAACTCCAAATAGATCTAATGCAGTTCGTGCAGAATTCTACATAGAGATTTCTATTACCTTCGTTGAAGTACTACATTGTAATTGAGTTAAGAGATGGAAGCATCTTATTTTGATGCTTAAAAAGAAGCAAGCATTTTATTCTGATACGAGGCATGATTTGGATAGCTTAGGCCTTCAATGAAGAATTCATATAAAGTAGATTAGGCCTACCACGAAGTATTCATATGAAGTAGCTAATCCTCAAATGGTTTTGAGTATCGTCGAACCACATATTAGAATGTccagtccaaaaaaaaaaatccctttgAAGATGGATTTTGAATATTTGAAGCAACCATTTGCTCTTGCACAAGTGGGCTTTAGTGTATTCATGCATTGCTTGTAAACACAAGTGGGCTTtctatttggattttcttttttaaaactagtttttcaaatactataaaaaattttaaaaagtactctaaaaaataatctaaatttttttcaatgtttaaaaaatatcccaaaatatattttaaaaactcttaaatgtttcaaaatattttctaaaaatatcccaaaatatactctaaaaactctgctacaataaaatttttcaaaaatatctcaaaaaacaTCTCATCCAAACGGAGCTTGTTTAGTGTCTTAATTACCTATGagcaaaatatcaaaattttccttgAAAAGGAATATATTGCCATTaatcaaaatataaattatattagGTGGGAAGGATTGTAAATAAGAGATTTTGGGTTCAAGTTAtctcacttaaaaaaaaaagattttaaaaaatgttaGGACACCTTTTCGCTACCTTTGTATGTCCTTGGTATTTATTTATACTGCTACATCCCTCAAAAAATAGTGTTTGAGACGTTGCCAGATTAGAAAACTTTTTTACATTGAATAGATTGGATTTCCTAGTCGAAAGAGCCGCTAAAATTTTCTGTAGGACGAAAATTCCTATGCATGGGCGGTTTTTTTGTTGGGATAATTtaagaaacctcccttgaaattTCTGACTATTTAACTTAGTtccatcaaaatttttaaaattatacttATCTCTCTTAATTTGATATTTTGATAATCAAACCTTAAAATAGGGctagaaatttaataaatatcctaaaatgcccttatcttataaaatttaatttattcttcTAAACATTTATAAAGTAACTTGACACAATTATACAAAGAATGAGTGTCAAGTTTTTCCTGCCAATACTTATTATTTGATAATCAACTACAATAATAAATCTTTTGTTATAATAGGTTACTTTTCATAGTGCTTTATTGGAGATATAGATTCCTTTTAAGATAAAGAAGCAAATGTTacctttctcttttttaaagtttatggactatttttttctttgaagaaAAGTTTATAGATTAGTTCAGTGATAGAACTACCATAGTTTGATCGTCACTTTgggccatttatttttattattgttgatctatttttgattttgatacaaaaaaaaagttatgaaaaaattggatgatattaaaagttatcaaaaaaattacTAGTTAAATATTTGATCAAGATAGAGGTTAAGAATAACATTGATGGATCTTCTATATTTTTaatgaaatataagagaaatgaataagaaggaaaaaggaaaaaattataaaatccatCCTTTTTATAAACATAGGGAGGTTTATTAAACTATTGAAGTTATACTCATTTTAAATCGGTAAGGGAGGTagttgtaatttttttaaaccttAGAAAAGctaagtgaaattgttagaaaccctaaggaatgtttttgaaattatcccttgttCTTTTCATAGGGATTTTGAAACTTATGACAAGATTAATCTGCAATGCACGCACAAGACACATATCAAAGTTAACACGGATTAAGCCCCAGCAAACTTCTTTGAAATCATCATTTAATTACTAGCATTCTTTTGCCTCTTCGAATCAATTGGTACATTTCAAGCCATTCTTAGTCGCCATAGTTAATTAATTTGCACTATGATCCAATTCTTGGTGATAGGCTTTTGGGTTA
This portion of the Coffea arabica cultivar ET-39 chromosome 2e, Coffea Arabica ET-39 HiFi, whole genome shotgun sequence genome encodes:
- the LOC113727915 gene encoding endoglucanase 25-like; the protein is MSMYGRDPWGGPLEINATDSATDDDRSRNLQDFDRAALSRPLDETQQSWLLGPGEQKKKKYVDLGCIIVSRKIFVWTVGSIIAAGLLVGFITLIVKTVPRHHHKGPPPDNYTLALHKALMFFNAQRSGKLPKHNNVSWRGNSCLNDGKSQSSSAIKNLVGGYYDAGDAIKFNFPASFAMTMLSWSVIEYSAKYEAAGELAHVKEIIKWGTDYFLKCFNSTADTVDRLASQVGVGDTSKGPNPNDHYCWMRPEDIDYERPVSECSSCSDLASEMAAALASASIVFKDDKAYSQKLVHGARALFDFGRRQRGRYSSGVDAEKFYNSSMYWDEFIWGASWLYYATGNLSYLQLATAPGLAKHAGAFWGGPDYGVFSWDSKLPGAQVLLSRLRLFLSPGYPYEEILRTFHNQTSIVMCSYLPLFTSFNRTRGGLIQLNHGRPQPLQYVANAAFLAALFSDYLAAADTPGWYCGPNFYSTDVLRQFAETQIDYILGKNPRKMSYVVGFGNHYPRRVHHRGASIPKNKIKYNCKGGWKLRDSRNPNPNTLVGAMVAGPDKFDGFHDVRTNYNYTEPTLAGNAGLVAALVALSGEKSVGVDKNTIFSAVPPMFPTPPPPPAPWKP